From Mya arenaria isolate MELC-2E11 chromosome 1, ASM2691426v1, a single genomic window includes:
- the LOC128237228 gene encoding zinc finger MYND domain-containing protein 11-like isoform X1, translating into MVQPVKRRQANVRRVQQLLEGIAYIRSQKQLTNLDRLSRYMEREYEVSSTETERQLHNAVLDNLILSYTGVGFKGSKTGIEYEGFRAPEPGEIEPDDDGHDWYCFECHGPGEMFACADCWRVFHADCQDEDTNDIAYICAVCKSARKKKKTKRKLLNTLLSYTIVRLKEKTRELHRIGHREEEKKYLPLFVYKSMDLNKMEQKVMAHKYKCIEEFLADAHNVLHSMVLIYGDEVAGGMTELAKIMIRDCKYDIDEMAQCQNCYYMSNAKPRHWFAQPCDPPHELVYAKLKGYSYWPAKVIHYINEERYDVRFFGNPHQRAVIPKDQIKPIDADLKKVTFKKTTGFNKSMEELKIHQKLLQEQEQRAEEEDNEDEEEEEEQHTTVSSTSISTSKAAKRKRVSVPDDVVTSTEEYQPSKSMAASTDDFAFNGEEVEAKKEPHKPPKKRSRLSTNNTASQTSKKATTTVSSTQTEEQTIDTATPSPSLESSPSLSQSVTDTPSKTDEVKSDEPPVLENEEEKTCNCASKHSRLMVEQKERMEKHFREEKARGLEELSERLRKDFEEDKQQAVSRAMSKLQAELDKVRRQTEEKCKEQYKDEMKKLAQKHKETISATKKKQWCFNCEEEAMYHCCWNTSYCSVKCQQEHWHKEHKRVCRRKR; encoded by the exons ATGGTGCAGCCGGTGAAGCGAAGGCAGGCCAATGTTCGGCGCGTTCAGCAGCTGCTGGAGGGAATCGCCTACATACGCTCACAGAAACAACTTACAAATCTTGATCGACTCTCTAG GTACATGGAGAGGGAGTATGAAGTGTCTAGCACAGAGACAGAGCGACAGTTGCACAATGCGGTGTTGGACAATCTCATCCTCTCATACACGGGTGTCGGATTCAAGGGGTCCAAGACAGGAATAGAGTATGAGGGCTTCAGGGCTCCTGAGCCAGGGGAAATAGAACCG GATGACGATGGCCATGACTGGTACTGTTTTGAGTGCCACGGTCCAGGGGAGATGTTCGCATGTGCCGACTGTTGGCGAGTGTTCCATGCTGACTGTCAAGATGAAGACACCAATGATATTGCCTACATTTGTGCTGTGTGCAAG TCAGCaaggaagaagaagaaaacaaagaGAAAACTTCTGAACACACTTCTCAGCTACACCATTGTAAGACTGAAGGAAAAG acGCGAGAGCTACATCGTATTGGTCATCGGGAAGAGGAGAAGAAATACCTGCCTTTGTTTGTGTACAAGTCTATGGACCTTAACAAGATGGAACAAAAAGTAATGGCCCACAAGTACAAGTGTATAGAAGAGTTTCTAGCTGATGCCCACAACGTACTACACAGCATGGTTCTTATATATGGAG ATGAGGTTGCAGGTGGCATGACAGAGCTGGCCAAGATCATGATCAGGGACTGCAAGTATGAT ATAGATGAGATGGCCCAATGTCAGAACTGCTACTACATGTCGAATGCTAAACCCAGGCACTGGTTTGCCCAACCTTGT GACCCCCCACATGAGCTGGTTTATGCCAAGTTGAAGGGCTACAGCTACTGGCCGGCTAAGGTTATACACTATATCAACGAGGAACGCTATGACGTCAGGTTCTTCGGTAACCCCCATCAGCGAGCCGTCATTCCAAAAGATCAGATTAAACCCATAGATGCAGATCTCAAAAAGGTTACATTCAAGAAAACAACAG GTTTCAACAAGTCAATGGAGGAACTGAAGATTCACCAGAAGCTGCTTCAGGAGCAGGAGCAGCGGGCTGAGGAGGAGGATAACGAGGATGAGGAGGAAGAAGAGGAGCAGCACACAACAGTTTCCTCCACCTCCATCTCAACCAGCAAGGCTGCCAAGAGGAAACGG GTATCAGTCCCAGATGACGTAGTGACGTCCACTGAGGAGTACCAGCCAAGTAAGTCAATGGCTGCGAGCACAGACGATTTCGCCTTTAATGGAGAAGAAGTTGAAGCAAAGAAAGAGCCACACAAACCGCCCAAGAAACGGTCACGCCTATCCACCAACAACACTGCATCACAGACAAGCAAGAAG GCAACAACCACAGTATCATCAACACAAACAGAGGAGCAGACAATAGACACAGCTACGCCATCACCCAGCCTGGAGTCATCGCCATCGTTGTCACAGAGTGTCACTGATACTCCCAGTAAAACTGACGAGGTCAAG TCTGACGAGCCCCCTGTGTTAGAGAATGAGGAAGAAAAGACGTGTAACTGTGCCAGCAAACATAGTCGTCTGATGGTCGAGCAGAAAGAGAGAATGGAGAAACACTTCCGCGAGGAGAAGGCCAGAGGATTAGAGGAGCTCTCGGAAAGG cttCGTAAGGATTTTGAGGAAGACAAACAGCAGGCTGTGTCGCGTGCAATGAGTAAACTGCAGGCGGAACTAGACAAGGTTCGCCGACAGACAGAGGAGAAATGTAAGGAGCAGTACAAAGATGAGATGAAGAAACTGGCACAGAAACACAAAGAAACAATCTCTGCGACCAAGAAAAAACAATGG tgtttcaATTGTGAGGAGGAAGCCATGTACCACTGTTGTTGGAACACGTCGTACTGTAGTGTGAAATGTCAGCAGGAACACTGGCACAAGGAACACAAGAGGGTCTGTCGCAGGAAGAGATAA
- the LOC128237228 gene encoding zinc finger MYND domain-containing protein 11-like isoform X2 — MVQPVKRRQANVRRVQQLLEGIAYIRSQKQLTNLDRLSRYMEREYEVSSTETERQLHNAVLDNLILSYTGVGFKGSKTGIEYEGFRAPEPGEIEPDDDGHDWYCFECHGPGEMFACADCWRVFHADCQDEDTNDIAYICAVCKSARKKKKTKRKLLNTLLSYTIVRLKEKTRELHRIGHREEEKKYLPLFVYKSMDLNKMEQKVMAHKYKCIEEFLADAHNVLHSMVLIYGDEVAGGMTELAKIMIRDCKYDIDEMAQCQNCYYMSNAKPRHWFAQPCDPPHELVYAKLKGYSYWPAKVIHYINEERYDVRFFGNPHQRAVIPKDQIKPIDADLKKVTFKKTTGFNKSMEELKIHQKLLQEQEQRAEEEDNEDEEEEEEQHTTVSSTSISTSKAAKRKRVSVPDDVVTSTEEYQPSKSMAASTDDFAFNGEEVEAKKEPHKPPKKRSRLSTNNTASQTSKKSDEPPVLENEEEKTCNCASKHSRLMVEQKERMEKHFREEKARGLEELSERLRKDFEEDKQQAVSRAMSKLQAELDKVRRQTEEKCKEQYKDEMKKLAQKHKETISATKKKQWCFNCEEEAMYHCCWNTSYCSVKCQQEHWHKEHKRVCRRKR, encoded by the exons ATGGTGCAGCCGGTGAAGCGAAGGCAGGCCAATGTTCGGCGCGTTCAGCAGCTGCTGGAGGGAATCGCCTACATACGCTCACAGAAACAACTTACAAATCTTGATCGACTCTCTAG GTACATGGAGAGGGAGTATGAAGTGTCTAGCACAGAGACAGAGCGACAGTTGCACAATGCGGTGTTGGACAATCTCATCCTCTCATACACGGGTGTCGGATTCAAGGGGTCCAAGACAGGAATAGAGTATGAGGGCTTCAGGGCTCCTGAGCCAGGGGAAATAGAACCG GATGACGATGGCCATGACTGGTACTGTTTTGAGTGCCACGGTCCAGGGGAGATGTTCGCATGTGCCGACTGTTGGCGAGTGTTCCATGCTGACTGTCAAGATGAAGACACCAATGATATTGCCTACATTTGTGCTGTGTGCAAG TCAGCaaggaagaagaagaaaacaaagaGAAAACTTCTGAACACACTTCTCAGCTACACCATTGTAAGACTGAAGGAAAAG acGCGAGAGCTACATCGTATTGGTCATCGGGAAGAGGAGAAGAAATACCTGCCTTTGTTTGTGTACAAGTCTATGGACCTTAACAAGATGGAACAAAAAGTAATGGCCCACAAGTACAAGTGTATAGAAGAGTTTCTAGCTGATGCCCACAACGTACTACACAGCATGGTTCTTATATATGGAG ATGAGGTTGCAGGTGGCATGACAGAGCTGGCCAAGATCATGATCAGGGACTGCAAGTATGAT ATAGATGAGATGGCCCAATGTCAGAACTGCTACTACATGTCGAATGCTAAACCCAGGCACTGGTTTGCCCAACCTTGT GACCCCCCACATGAGCTGGTTTATGCCAAGTTGAAGGGCTACAGCTACTGGCCGGCTAAGGTTATACACTATATCAACGAGGAACGCTATGACGTCAGGTTCTTCGGTAACCCCCATCAGCGAGCCGTCATTCCAAAAGATCAGATTAAACCCATAGATGCAGATCTCAAAAAGGTTACATTCAAGAAAACAACAG GTTTCAACAAGTCAATGGAGGAACTGAAGATTCACCAGAAGCTGCTTCAGGAGCAGGAGCAGCGGGCTGAGGAGGAGGATAACGAGGATGAGGAGGAAGAAGAGGAGCAGCACACAACAGTTTCCTCCACCTCCATCTCAACCAGCAAGGCTGCCAAGAGGAAACGG GTATCAGTCCCAGATGACGTAGTGACGTCCACTGAGGAGTACCAGCCAAGTAAGTCAATGGCTGCGAGCACAGACGATTTCGCCTTTAATGGAGAAGAAGTTGAAGCAAAGAAAGAGCCACACAAACCGCCCAAGAAACGGTCACGCCTATCCACCAACAACACTGCATCACAGACAAGCAAGAAG TCTGACGAGCCCCCTGTGTTAGAGAATGAGGAAGAAAAGACGTGTAACTGTGCCAGCAAACATAGTCGTCTGATGGTCGAGCAGAAAGAGAGAATGGAGAAACACTTCCGCGAGGAGAAGGCCAGAGGATTAGAGGAGCTCTCGGAAAGG cttCGTAAGGATTTTGAGGAAGACAAACAGCAGGCTGTGTCGCGTGCAATGAGTAAACTGCAGGCGGAACTAGACAAGGTTCGCCGACAGACAGAGGAGAAATGTAAGGAGCAGTACAAAGATGAGATGAAGAAACTGGCACAGAAACACAAAGAAACAATCTCTGCGACCAAGAAAAAACAATGG tgtttcaATTGTGAGGAGGAAGCCATGTACCACTGTTGTTGGAACACGTCGTACTGTAGTGTGAAATGTCAGCAGGAACACTGGCACAAGGAACACAAGAGGGTCTGTCGCAGGAAGAGATAA